The following proteins are encoded in a genomic region of Alphaproteobacteria bacterium:
- a CDS encoding sulfite exporter TauE/SafE family protein — translation MMTLFLGGLTGSFTHCLAMCGPLVMCGACKTTCIEEKKTGSALMVKRSLNLPYHLGRALIYGLLGALSALLLKPVTHNVYWPWLAALLLIIAGTIFITTSISSLVGCNHRSRYGWVEHVAANKPHFLRGILTGFIPCGLLYAALLLASTTTNPFMAFTGMVLFVSGTLPAFWLASLGAEFLSNKGRFATQKIGKIIMGLNGCILLVLAAKIFV, via the coding sequence ATGATGACTCTTTTTTTAGGCGGGTTGACCGGTAGTTTTACCCATTGCCTGGCTATGTGTGGGCCATTGGTTATGTGTGGTGCTTGCAAAACAACATGTATCGAAGAGAAAAAAACAGGTTCGGCGTTGATGGTCAAACGAAGTTTGAATCTGCCGTACCATCTAGGACGAGCGTTAATCTATGGACTATTAGGTGCACTCAGTGCCCTCCTCCTCAAACCTGTAACGCATAATGTTTACTGGCCCTGGCTTGCGGCCCTTCTGCTCATCATCGCAGGAACCATTTTTATAACAACCAGCATTTCATCACTCGTGGGCTGCAACCACAGAAGTCGTTATGGTTGGGTAGAACATGTGGCAGCCAATAAGCCTCATTTTTTAAGAGGTATACTCACGGGATTTATCCCCTGCGGGCTGCTTTATGCTGCACTTTTGCTTGCATCCACAACCACCAACCCTTTTATGGCATTTACAGGGATGGTGCTGTTTGTTTCAGGAACATTACCCGCCTTCTGGCTTGCCAGTTTGGGTGCAGAGTTTCTTTCCAATAAGGGTCGTTTTGCTACACAAAAAATCGGCAAAATTATCATGGGTCTCAATGGCTGTATTTTACTAGTACTGGCCGCTAAAATATTTGTATGA
- the ccoN gene encoding cytochrome-c oxidase, cbb3-type subunit I, giving the protein MNRDKIAIIYNDHIVKCFTLAAVFWAIVGFGAGLFIALQMAFPDLNIGEYLTFGRLRPIHTSAVIFAFGGNVLFATSYFVVQRTCQTRLWNDNLATFTFWGYQIFIILAASGYLLGITQGKEYAEPEWYTDLWLTIVWVCYLLIFLMTLKNRQEPHIYVANWFYLAFIATVAVLHLVNNVSLPISLMSTKSVSVWGGVQSALIQWWYGHNAVGFFLTAGFLGIMYYFIPKRAERPVYSYRLSILHFWSLLFIYIWAGPHHLIYTALPDWAQTLGMTFSIMLWMPSWGGMINGIMTLSGAWHKLREDPVLRFMIIALAFYGMSTFEGPLMAIKSVNSLSHYTDWTIGHVHSGALGWVAFISFGAIYHMVPVLWKKQLYSMRLVNTHLWVATIGIVLYITAMWVAGIMQGLMWRSYDHLGFLEYSFVETVAAMHPYYLIRALGGLLYLSGALIMVYNLWRTITTCGKCPSCQGCKKENSDA; this is encoded by the coding sequence ATGAATCGCGACAAAATAGCTATTATCTATAACGACCATATTGTGAAATGCTTTACACTGGCCGCTGTCTTTTGGGCCATTGTTGGTTTTGGTGCTGGATTATTCATTGCGCTACAAATGGCCTTCCCCGATTTAAATATCGGCGAATATCTTACCTTTGGACGCCTAAGGCCCATTCATACCTCAGCTGTCATTTTTGCTTTTGGCGGTAACGTCTTATTTGCTACCAGTTACTTTGTGGTTCAGCGTACCTGTCAAACACGGTTGTGGAATGATAATCTGGCAACATTCACCTTTTGGGGGTATCAGATTTTTATTATCCTGGCTGCCTCAGGCTACCTGCTTGGTATTACACAAGGCAAAGAATATGCAGAACCCGAATGGTATACAGACCTCTGGCTTACCATCGTCTGGGTGTGTTATTTACTGATTTTTTTGATGACCTTAAAAAACAGGCAGGAACCACATATTTACGTAGCGAATTGGTTCTATCTAGCCTTCATCGCTACCGTTGCTGTTTTGCATCTCGTCAATAATGTCTCCCTGCCCATTTCTCTTATGAGTACAAAAAGCGTATCCGTATGGGGGGGTGTACAAAGCGCCCTCATTCAATGGTGGTACGGACATAACGCCGTTGGCTTCTTCCTCACCGCTGGGTTTCTAGGCATTATGTATTACTTTATCCCTAAACGCGCCGAACGCCCTGTCTATTCTTATCGTTTATCGATACTACATTTTTGGTCGTTACTTTTCATTTATATCTGGGCAGGACCACACCACCTTATTTATACCGCACTGCCAGACTGGGCACAAACATTGGGGATGACCTTTTCGATCATGTTATGGATGCCAAGCTGGGGCGGAATGATTAACGGTATCATGACACTATCAGGTGCGTGGCATAAATTGCGTGAAGATCCCGTTCTTCGTTTTATGATTATCGCCTTAGCATTCTACGGGATGAGTACCTTTGAAGGCCCCCTCATGGCAATAAAATCGGTTAATTCACTATCGCATTATACCGATTGGACCATCGGTCACGTTCATTCTGGTGCATTAGGATGGGTAGCCTTTATTAGTTTCGGTGCGATTTACCACATGGTACCCGTGCTTTGGAAAAAACAGCTTTACTCAATGCGACTGGTGAACACCCATTTGTGGGTGGCTACGATCGGTATTGTCCTTTACATCACCGCCATGTGGGTTGCAGGTATCATGCAAGGTTTGATGTGGCGCTCTTACGACCATTTAGGCTTCTTGGAATATTCATTTGTCGAAACCGTGGCAGCCATGCACCCCTACTATCTGATTCGTGCATTAGGTGGGCTTCTCTACCTGTCAGGCGCTTTAATCATGGTTTATAACCTCTGGAGAACCATTACGACTTGCGGAAAATGCCCATCTTGCCAAGGCTGCAAAAAGGAGAATAGCGATGCTTAA
- the ccoO gene encoding cytochrome-c oxidase, cbb3-type subunit II: MLNKHKKIERNSFWLLVLSLVVISIGGLVEIVPLFRIETTIEKVEGMRPYTPLELAGQQIYIRENCSACHSQQIRPLRDEVERYGHYSLAAESMYDHPFLWGSKRTGPDLARVGGKYSDQWHVAHLINPRDVVPESIMPGYSYMLNKGVDTYEIKDLMKAMKTVGVPYTQAMIENARQDIITQAIPGGDATELKKRYGNTIIARDFDGQDQFVSEMDALIAYLQVLGTMVDINDYDIKQIAKEAK; encoded by the coding sequence ATGCTTAATAAACACAAGAAAATCGAAAGGAATTCATTTTGGTTACTCGTACTCAGCCTCGTGGTTATTTCAATCGGCGGCCTGGTGGAAATTGTCCCCTTATTCAGGATAGAAACCACCATTGAAAAAGTAGAAGGCATGCGCCCTTATACACCTTTGGAGTTAGCAGGGCAGCAAATCTATATTCGCGAAAACTGCTCCGCTTGCCATAGTCAGCAAATACGACCGCTGCGTGATGAAGTCGAACGTTATGGCCATTATTCATTAGCGGCCGAAAGCATGTATGATCATCCGTTCCTATGGGGATCAAAACGTACAGGGCCAGATTTAGCACGTGTGGGTGGCAAGTACTCCGATCAATGGCACGTAGCGCACTTAATTAATCCCCGCGATGTTGTGCCCGAATCCATCATGCCCGGTTACTCATATATGCTCAATAAAGGCGTTGATACCTATGAGATAAAGGATCTCATGAAAGCCATGAAAACGGTAGGAGTGCCCTACACACAAGCCATGATTGAAAATGCCAGGCAGGATATCATAACCCAGGCCATCCCTGGCGGAGATGCCACTGAATTAAAGAAACGTTATGGCAATACAATCATTGCCCGTGATTTTGATGGGCAGGATCAGTTTGTTTCTGAAATGGATGCGCTGATTGCCTATCTTCAAGTATTAGGAACCATGGTTGATATCAACGATTACGATATCAAACAAATCGCAAAGGAGGCCAAGTAA
- a CDS encoding cbb3-type cytochrome c oxidase subunit 3 → MLNSLLDAAPVCSLLLFFSIFVGISLWVMRPSLRERFDNYAHIPLKEKSDA, encoded by the coding sequence ATGTTGAATTCACTCCTGGACGCTGCCCCGGTTTGCAGCCTATTACTCTTTTTCTCTATTTTTGTTGGCATTTCCCTATGGGTGATGCGCCCAAGTTTGCGTGAACGGTTTGATAACTATGCCCATATTCCATTAAAGGAGAAATCCGATGCTTAG
- the ccoP gene encoding cytochrome-c oxidase, cbb3-type subunit III yields MLRKKDDHKKNVGHVETTGHEWDGLEELNNPAPRWWIWVFLITIVWAIGYWVVYPAWPTLSGNTKGTKAWTEYTKLHAEQAEIMAIRQVSLNKIQASTLEQIAKDPTLYNVALVGGRAAFRENCAACHGTGGQGGKGYPNLNDDDWLWGGDLEAIYTTIKYGIRSSHEKTRDSQMPAFGKTSILTQDQISDVGDYVLSLSTGKGANAKGETIFKEQCSACHGSTGHGSKDVGAPNLADAIWLYGGTKQDIQHQVTNPKHGVMPTWETRLSDATIKQLAIYVHELGGGEKGKSQ; encoded by the coding sequence ATGCTTAGAAAAAAAGATGACCATAAAAAAAATGTTGGCCATGTTGAAACAACCGGCCATGAATGGGATGGGCTTGAGGAATTAAATAATCCTGCACCTCGTTGGTGGATTTGGGTATTTTTAATCACAATCGTCTGGGCCATCGGTTATTGGGTCGTGTATCCTGCATGGCCGACATTATCAGGAAACACAAAAGGAACCAAAGCCTGGACTGAGTACACAAAGCTCCATGCTGAACAAGCAGAAATTATGGCTATTCGCCAAGTTTCCTTAAATAAAATCCAGGCAAGTACCTTAGAACAAATTGCTAAAGACCCAACCCTCTATAATGTGGCATTGGTCGGTGGACGCGCAGCATTCCGTGAAAATTGTGCAGCGTGTCATGGCACAGGTGGTCAGGGCGGTAAAGGCTATCCTAATTTGAATGATGATGACTGGCTGTGGGGTGGCGATTTAGAAGCCATCTATACCACCATTAAATACGGTATCCGCTCAAGCCATGAAAAAACCAGGGATTCACAAATGCCTGCTTTTGGTAAAACAAGCATTCTCACCCAGGATCAAATTTCAGATGTTGGCGATTACGTACTCAGCCTCTCCACTGGAAAAGGAGCCAATGCCAAAGGTGAAACCATCTTTAAAGAGCAATGTTCTGCTTGTCACGGCAGTACAGGTCATGGCAGCAAAGACGTTGGAGCTCCTAACCTTGCCGATGCCATTTGGCTGTATGGTGGCACTAAACAAGACATCCAACACCAGGTTACCAACCCCAAACATGGTGTAATGCCAACCTGGGAGACACGGTTATCGGATGCAACCATTAAACAACTCGCCATTTATGTCCATGAATTAGGTGGTGGAGAAAAAGGTAAGTCACAATAG
- the ccoG gene encoding cytochrome c oxidase accessory protein CcoG, which yields MEEFTSLFAKQEKIYPKRTWGRYRKLKWVTMVTLLSIYYLVPWIRWDRGAHMPDQAVLIDMPSRRAYFFFLEIWPQEVYYITGLLILAAVGLFFVTSLLGRVWCGYACPQTVWTDLFVWVERLVQGDRNARMKLDQSPWTLHKWTKKGLTHLIWIIIGLFTGGAWVFYFNDAPTLVDHLMHLDLPWSVGGWIVALTFSTYLMAGFAREQVCQYMCPYARFQSAMFDKDTLIISYDEKRGEPRGKHKQGESWDNKGHCVDCDSCVVVCPVGIDIRKGLQMECIACGLCVDACNNVMHKLGLPPGLIRYDTENNRQLRKQDQQPAVRLLRPRTLWYSALMIAVGAAILYGLLSRSPVEFDVMHDRNPLFVKLSDGDIRNGYNISILNKTGQDQHYRLLLEGLEKATVKVQGFQDMSTDDLMVFADSVGHFRIFVSSPEPIEKRKTLLFIIQTLDKQNTETKKSVFLSKD from the coding sequence ATGGAAGAATTCACATCCTTATTTGCTAAGCAGGAAAAAATTTACCCAAAGCGCACCTGGGGGCGTTACCGTAAACTGAAATGGGTCACGATGGTAACCCTGCTTAGCATTTATTATCTTGTGCCATGGATTCGCTGGGATCGTGGTGCACATATGCCAGATCAAGCCGTGCTCATCGATATGCCCAGTCGCCGCGCTTATTTTTTCTTCCTCGAAATATGGCCCCAAGAAGTCTATTACATCACAGGTCTGTTGATCCTTGCTGCGGTGGGGTTGTTTTTTGTTACCAGTCTATTGGGAAGAGTCTGGTGCGGATATGCCTGTCCGCAAACGGTGTGGACCGATTTATTTGTATGGGTAGAACGTCTTGTCCAAGGCGACCGCAACGCCCGCATGAAGCTCGATCAATCACCCTGGACACTGCATAAATGGACAAAAAAAGGCCTGACCCATCTGATCTGGATTATCATCGGTTTATTCACCGGTGGTGCATGGGTCTTTTATTTTAACGATGCCCCCACCCTTGTCGATCACCTTATGCATCTTGATCTCCCTTGGTCTGTAGGCGGCTGGATTGTCGCCTTGACTTTTTCTACCTATTTAATGGCAGGCTTTGCCAGAGAACAAGTCTGCCAATATATGTGCCCGTACGCACGTTTCCAATCCGCGATGTTTGATAAAGACACATTGATTATCAGCTATGATGAAAAACGGGGTGAACCACGCGGCAAACATAAACAGGGTGAGTCATGGGATAATAAAGGCCATTGTGTTGATTGCGATTCGTGTGTGGTGGTCTGTCCTGTAGGCATTGATATCCGCAAAGGCTTGCAAATGGAGTGTATCGCCTGCGGCTTATGTGTTGACGCTTGCAACAATGTCATGCACAAACTGGGATTACCGCCCGGACTTATTCGTTACGATACAGAAAATAACCGTCAACTCCGCAAACAAGACCAGCAACCTGCTGTTCGCCTTTTGCGACCACGAACACTTTGGTATAGCGCTCTTATGATCGCTGTCGGCGCGGCTATTCTATACGGTTTGCTCTCCCGTTCACCAGTCGAATTCGATGTGATGCACGACCGCAATCCACTCTTTGTAAAACTTTCCGATGGAGACATACGCAACGGCTATAATATCAGCATTCTTAATAAAACCGGACAGGATCAGCATTATCGCCTACTCCTTGAGGGATTAGAGAAGGCAACCGTTAAAGTTCAAGGTTTTCAAGACATGAGTACTGATGATCTAATGGTATTTGCGGATAGTGTTGGCCATTTCAGAATTTTTGTGAGCTCTCCTGAACCAATAGAAAAACGTAAGACATTACTTTTTATCATTCAAACACTAGACAAACAGAATACTGAGACTAAAAAATCTGTATTCCTCAGCAAGGACTAA
- a CDS encoding FixH family protein, whose protein sequence is MPTAFKDRIIPWYFVMFFIIVVAVNSVMVTLAIRTSTGLVTDHPYEKGVAYNQVLNAIRHQKELGWKGVISYQSKIPQQGTLTFALTDAQGTFLHAQKISLHISRPVKDGFDFDQTMLLSERSTYEANVTFPQPGLWEARVIAYSDGNEVQYTQRLVIQ, encoded by the coding sequence ATGCCAACCGCCTTTAAAGACCGCATCATCCCCTGGTACTTTGTTATGTTTTTCATCATAGTAGTCGCCGTGAATAGTGTCATGGTAACCCTTGCTATTCGCACGTCAACGGGATTAGTAACAGACCATCCTTATGAAAAGGGCGTCGCCTATAACCAGGTTTTGAATGCCATAAGACATCAAAAAGAACTTGGTTGGAAGGGCGTTATTTCCTATCAAAGCAAGATTCCTCAACAGGGGACACTGACATTTGCACTCACGGATGCTCAAGGAACATTTCTCCATGCGCAAAAAATATCACTCCATATCTCCCGTCCAGTCAAAGACGGATTTGATTTTGATCAAACGATGCTGCTGAGCGAACGTTCAACCTATGAGGCAAACGTAACCTTCCCTCAACCTGGTTTATGGGAAGCACGGGTTATTGCCTATAGTGACGGCAACGAGGTTCAATATACACAACGCCTGGTAATTCAATGA